From Capra hircus breed San Clemente chromosome 1, ASM170441v1, whole genome shotgun sequence, the proteins below share one genomic window:
- the LOC102172662 gene encoding olfactory receptor 5AC1-like codes for MAKENMTLVTEFVLTGLTDLPGLQVPLFLVFLVIYLTTMVGNLGLIFLIWKDPHLHTPMYSFLGSLAFADACCSSSVTPKMLTNFLSKNHVIALFDCLTQFYFFGSTATTECFLLVVMAYDRYAAICNPLLYSVVMSNRLCIQSIGVSYFIGFLHSAIHVGLLFRLTFCRTNVIHYFYCEILQLFKISCTDSTLNTLLVFIFSAFIQVFTFMTIMVSYTFILFIILKKKSEKGRSKAFSTCSAHLLSVSLFYGTLFFMYVRPGSGPSEDHNKIYSLFYTIIIPLLNPFIYSLRNKEVISALKRIMKK; via the coding sequence ATGGCAAAAGAAAATATGACTTTGGTGACAGAGTTTGTTCTCACAGGACTCACAGATCTCCCAGGGCTGCAGGTCCCCCTGTTCCTGGTATTCCTGGTCATCTACCTCACCACCATGGTGGGCAACCTTGGGCtgatttttctcatctggaaggACCCCCATcttcacacccccatgtactcATTCCTGGGCAGCTTGGCCTTTGCAGATGCTTGTTGTTCATCTTCCGTGACTccaaaaatgttaacaaatttTTTATCAAAGAATCATGTAATAGCTCTCTTTGACTGTCTgacccaattttatttttttgggtctACTGCCACCACAGAATGTTTCCTCCTGGTGgtcatggcctatgaccgctatgcAGCCATATGCAACCCTTTGCTTTATTCAGTAGTCATGTCCAACAGACTCTGTATTCAGTCTATAGGTGTTTCATATTTCATTGGTTTTCTGCATTCAGCCATTCATGTGGGTTTGTTATTCAGATTAACTTTCTGTAGGACCAATGTAATACATTATTTCTACTGTGAAATTTTACAACTGTTTAAAATTTCGTGCACTGATTCTACACTTAATACACTTCTGGTGTTTATCTTTTCAGCTTTTATACAAGTCTTCACTTTTATGACCATCATGGTCTCTTACACCTTTATCCTCTTTATCATTCTGAAAAAGAAGTCTGAAAAGGGCAGGAGCAAAGCCTTCTCCACGTGCAGTGCCCACCTTCTATCTGTCTCCTTGTTCTATGGCACTCTCTTCTTCATGTATGTGCGTCCTGGGTCTGGTCCCTCTGAAGATCACaacaaaatatattctttattttatacaaTAATAATTCCTCTACTAAATCCTTTTATTTATAGCCTGAGAAACAAAGAGGTTATAAGTGCTTTGAAAAGaataatgaagaaatga